From Streptomyces chrestomyceticus JCM 4735, one genomic window encodes:
- a CDS encoding HAMP domain-containing protein, with amino-acid sequence MAVDSAVPRVSLDPGGDVVRTADLRPLLTALTSMAAGDFRTRLPVAQEGLLAELSAVFNQIASRNQHLSDELLRLRSEVVRQGRLDERMSASPGPGTWATSVQAANAIIDALVIPTTQATQVLDAVAGGDLTLRVDLHDGNRPLRGDRRRLGRAVNRMVDQLSLFTGEVTRVARESGTEGRLGGRAKVAGLSGSWRDVTEAVNTMAARLTAQVRDIALVTTAVARGDLTRQVTVEAAGELLELKLTVNTMVDQLSAFADEVTRVAREVGTEGQLGGRAQVRGVSGVWKDLTDNVNFMASNLTSQVRNIAQVTTAVANGDLSQKITVDARGEILQLKLTVNTMVDQLSAFADEVTRVAREVGTEGRLGGRAHVRGVSGVWKDLTDNVNFMADNLTSQVRNIALVATAVAEGDLGRKITVEAKGEILEVKSTINTMVDQLSAFADEVTRVAREVGTEGNLGGQAQVRGASGVWKDLTDNVNFMASNLTSQVRNIAQVTTAVADGDLSKKITVDARGEILELKDTVNSMVEQLRAFADEVTRVAREVGTEGNLGGRAQVRGASGVWKDLTDNVNFMASNLTTQVRNIALVATAVAQGDLSKKIDVDARGEILELKTTLNTMVDTLSSFASEVTRVAREVGSEGQLGGQARVEGVYGTWKRLTTNVNELASNLTTQVRAIAEVASAVAAGDMTRNVTVETQGEVAELRDNINLMVSNLRETTRAKDWLESNLARLAGLMQGHRDLMEVADLILRELTPLVNAQYGAFFLADTDRDDLQMAFIAGYGSSLDTTIDTPGSMDHGLVRQAALEKKRILVEDAPPDYIKINSGLGEANPATVVIIPVLFEDQTLGVIELASFSRFSDVHLAFFDQFVNTIGVAINTIVANSRTESLLGESQRLARQLQERTDELQRRQAELQRSNEELEEKAALLASSSQYKSEFLANMSHELRNPLNSLLILARLLADNPDGHLNEQEVQFAITIHRSGSDLLQLINDILDLSKIEAGRMDVRPKRLPLIKLLNYVHDTFRPMTLDRGLAFEVSVSENVPKELFSDEQRLQQVLRNLLSNAVKFTAAGKIDLRVDRSGDGTVAFTVTDTGIGIAPEKLPVIFEAFQQADGTTNRKYGGTGLGLSISREIAGLLGGRITASSRPGVGSVFTLHVPVDCPGYAEPLDSLDGLDGGEQRADGALHLAKTPRHHPRSGPPAPRDEAPWPTTTRLEDWVTGPSGPLLSGCQVLVVDDDIRNVFALTNVLSRVGMRVLYAEHGREGIEMLEKNPGVNLVLMDIMMPEMDGYETIRAIRRTPRFAELPVIVLTAKAMPGDREKSLESGANEYVPKPVDVDRLLAVAVDLLSRHGSGTPAPGGESGKHDPDATSPRSQGTEGPS; translated from the coding sequence ATGGCGGTCGATTCGGCAGTGCCCCGAGTGTCCCTCGATCCCGGTGGTGACGTCGTGCGCACCGCCGATCTCAGACCGCTGCTGACCGCGCTGACGTCGATGGCGGCCGGCGACTTCCGTACGCGGCTGCCGGTGGCCCAGGAGGGGCTGCTGGCCGAGCTGTCCGCGGTCTTCAACCAGATAGCTTCCCGCAACCAGCACCTGTCCGACGAGCTGTTACGCCTGCGGTCGGAGGTCGTGCGCCAGGGCCGGCTGGACGAACGGATGTCGGCCAGCCCGGGTCCCGGCACCTGGGCCACCTCCGTACAGGCCGCCAACGCCATCATCGACGCCCTGGTCATCCCGACCACCCAGGCCACCCAGGTGCTGGACGCGGTGGCGGGCGGCGACCTGACCCTGCGGGTGGACCTGCACGACGGCAACCGCCCGCTGCGCGGCGACCGCCGGCGGCTGGGCCGGGCGGTGAACCGCATGGTCGACCAGTTGTCGCTGTTCACCGGCGAGGTGACCCGGGTGGCCCGCGAGTCCGGTACGGAAGGGCGGCTCGGCGGGCGGGCGAAGGTGGCGGGGCTGTCCGGGAGCTGGCGTGACGTGACCGAGGCGGTCAACACGATGGCGGCCAGGCTGACCGCCCAGGTACGGGACATCGCGCTGGTGACGACGGCGGTGGCGCGCGGCGACCTGACCCGGCAGGTGACGGTCGAGGCGGCGGGCGAGCTGCTGGAGCTGAAGCTGACCGTCAACACGATGGTCGACCAGCTCTCCGCCTTCGCCGACGAGGTCACCCGCGTCGCCCGCGAGGTCGGCACCGAGGGGCAGCTCGGCGGCCGGGCCCAGGTGCGGGGCGTGTCGGGTGTCTGGAAGGACCTCACCGACAACGTCAACTTCATGGCGTCCAACCTGACCAGCCAGGTACGCAACATCGCCCAGGTGACCACGGCGGTGGCCAACGGCGATCTCAGCCAGAAGATCACCGTGGACGCGCGCGGCGAGATCCTCCAGCTCAAGCTGACCGTCAACACGATGGTCGACCAGCTCTCCGCCTTCGCCGACGAGGTCACCCGCGTCGCCCGCGAGGTCGGCACGGAAGGGCGGCTCGGCGGCCGGGCGCACGTACGCGGTGTGTCGGGCGTCTGGAAGGACCTCACCGACAACGTCAACTTCATGGCCGACAACCTCACCTCCCAGGTGCGCAACATCGCCCTGGTGGCGACGGCGGTCGCGGAGGGCGACCTGGGCCGGAAGATCACGGTCGAGGCGAAGGGCGAGATCCTGGAGGTGAAGTCGACGATCAACACGATGGTCGACCAGCTCTCCGCCTTCGCCGACGAGGTCACCCGCGTCGCCCGCGAGGTCGGCACCGAAGGCAATCTCGGTGGTCAGGCGCAGGTGCGCGGCGCCTCGGGCGTCTGGAAGGACCTGACGGACAACGTCAACTTCATGGCGTCCAACCTCACCTCCCAGGTGCGCAACATCGCGCAGGTGACCACGGCGGTGGCCGACGGCGACCTGTCGAAGAAGATCACGGTCGACGCGCGCGGCGAGATCCTGGAGCTGAAGGACACCGTCAACTCGATGGTGGAGCAGCTACGGGCGTTCGCCGACGAGGTCACGCGAGTGGCGCGGGAGGTCGGCACGGAAGGCAACCTGGGCGGCCGGGCGCAGGTCCGGGGCGCGTCCGGGGTGTGGAAGGACCTGACGGACAACGTCAACTTCATGGCGTCCAACCTGACCACGCAGGTGCGCAACATCGCGCTGGTGGCCACCGCGGTCGCCCAGGGCGACCTGTCGAAGAAGATCGACGTGGACGCGCGCGGCGAGATCCTGGAGCTGAAGACCACGCTCAACACGATGGTCGACACCCTGTCGTCGTTCGCGTCCGAAGTCACCCGGGTCGCCCGCGAGGTGGGCAGCGAGGGGCAGCTCGGCGGCCAGGCCCGGGTCGAAGGTGTGTACGGCACCTGGAAACGGCTGACGACGAACGTCAACGAGCTGGCGTCGAACCTCACCACCCAGGTACGGGCCATCGCCGAGGTGGCCTCGGCGGTGGCGGCCGGTGACATGACCCGTAACGTGACCGTGGAGACCCAGGGCGAGGTCGCGGAGCTGCGCGACAACATCAACCTGATGGTCTCCAACCTCCGGGAGACCACCCGCGCCAAGGACTGGCTGGAGTCGAACCTCGCGCGGCTGGCGGGGCTGATGCAGGGCCACCGGGACCTGATGGAGGTCGCCGACCTGATCCTGCGGGAGCTGACGCCGCTGGTGAACGCCCAGTACGGCGCGTTCTTCCTGGCCGACACCGACCGCGACGACCTCCAGATGGCCTTCATCGCCGGGTACGGGTCGTCCCTGGACACCACGATCGACACGCCGGGCTCCATGGATCACGGCCTGGTGCGCCAGGCGGCCCTGGAGAAGAAGCGCATCCTGGTGGAGGACGCCCCGCCGGACTACATCAAGATCAATTCGGGGCTGGGCGAGGCCAACCCGGCGACCGTCGTCATCATCCCGGTGCTGTTCGAGGACCAGACGCTGGGCGTCATCGAGCTGGCGTCCTTCTCCCGCTTCTCCGACGTGCACCTGGCCTTCTTCGACCAGTTCGTGAACACCATCGGCGTGGCCATCAACACCATCGTCGCCAACTCCCGGACCGAGTCGCTGCTCGGCGAGTCGCAGCGGCTGGCCCGCCAGCTCCAGGAACGGACCGACGAGCTCCAGCGGCGGCAGGCGGAGCTCCAGCGGTCGAACGAGGAACTGGAGGAGAAGGCGGCGCTGCTGGCCAGCTCGTCCCAGTACAAGTCCGAGTTCCTGGCGAACATGTCGCACGAGCTGCGCAACCCGCTGAACTCGCTGCTCATCCTCGCCCGGCTGCTCGCCGACAACCCGGACGGGCACCTGAACGAGCAGGAGGTGCAGTTCGCGATCACGATCCACCGGTCCGGGTCCGACCTGCTCCAGCTCATCAACGACATCCTCGACCTGTCGAAGATCGAGGCGGGCCGGATGGACGTACGGCCCAAGCGGCTGCCGCTGATCAAACTGCTCAACTACGTCCACGACACGTTCCGGCCGATGACCCTCGACCGGGGGCTGGCCTTCGAGGTGTCGGTGAGCGAGAACGTGCCCAAGGAGCTGTTCTCCGACGAACAGCGCCTCCAGCAGGTGCTGCGCAACCTGCTGTCCAACGCGGTGAAGTTCACCGCCGCCGGCAAGATCGACCTGCGGGTGGACCGCTCCGGGGACGGCACCGTCGCCTTCACCGTCACGGACACCGGCATCGGTATCGCGCCGGAGAAGCTGCCGGTCATCTTCGAGGCGTTCCAGCAGGCGGACGGCACCACCAACCGCAAGTACGGCGGTACGGGCCTGGGCCTGTCGATCAGCCGGGAGATCGCGGGGCTGCTCGGCGGCCGGATCACCGCGAGCAGCCGCCCCGGCGTCGGCAGCGTCTTCACCCTGCACGTCCCCGTGGACTGCCCCGGCTACGCCGAGCCGCTGGACAGCCTGGACGGCCTGGACGGCGGTGAACAGCGCGCGGACGGTGCGCTGCACCTGGCGAAGACGCCGCGGCACCACCCGCGCTCGGGGCCGCCCGCCCCGCGCGACGAGGCGCCGTGGCCGACCACCACCCGGCTGGAGGACTGGGTGACCGGGCCCTCGGGCCCGCTGCTGTCCGGCTGCCAGGTCCTGGTCGTCGACGACGACATCCGCAATGTCTTCGCGCTCACGAATGTGCTGAGCCGGGTCGGTATGCGGGTCCTCTACGCCGAACACGGCCGGGAGGGCATCGAGATGCTGGAGAAGAATCCCGGTGTCAACCTGGTCCTGATGGACATCATGATGCCGGAGATGGACGGCTACGAAACCATTCGCGCGATCCGGCGTACACCGCGTTTCGCGGAGCTGCCCGTCATCGTGCTCACCGCGAAAGCGATGCCCGGTGACCGTGAGAAATCCCTGGAGAGCGGAGCCAACGAATACGTCCCGAAACCCGTCGACGTGGACCGCCTGCTGGCGGTGGCCGTCGATCTTCTGTCCCGGCACGGCTCCGGCACCCCGGCCCCGGGCGGTGAATCAGGCAAGCACGACCCCGACGCGACCTCTCCGAGGTCCCAAGGCACCGAAGGCCCATCATGA
- a CDS encoding SpoIIE family protein phosphatase, which translates to MPGNPRAAAAARQFVRAVLADWVTRSLPGADAIGDRLADEAVLLVSELVTNVVVHAGTTVELLCRLETDLDAGTEAGAEAGTDPDAGADGDTGAADAATDTAPNPAPDTAPDPNTDPAPDPAPNLPHTAVVIEVSDHHPARAVRARQSASANESRGHGLQLVGAVAESWGITYRRDLKTVWFRLLAGPRHHAYGPPARFSHHDLELQRGLRAAELLAPAPVRRSPARRSEADWINHGALSFLAEASDLLSGQLDEEQVALLAAQLVVPRLADWCAVWLHSGGREGTGEAPRLARVWHSSESRIDALRMALEKEPPVMPVPGPQREGAGAAVPWPWPQEPSGYGPGGAALACRLVAGGRDHGTLLIGRAGLMRFPDEVVGLIEDLTRRVARALATARAYRNQERISQVLQRRLLPRGRPAVPGLESYVVYEPREGAWAGGDFWDLFDAGNGRWCFALGDVCGNGPEAAAVTGLARPVLRLLARDGFGVGEVLDRLNKTMAREAADSVAAVTAAVAAAGTGLEPSVELRAEGEQTRFLSLLYGEIEPHADGTAGARCTLASAGHPLPLVLGTDGAVRIAAAPQMLVGVVEDTSYESESFELAPGETLLCVTDGVTERRSGHRQFDDDDGLAHHFAACTGLGATAVAEHIRRAVHAFADTPPDDDLALLVLQATGQR; encoded by the coding sequence CTGCCCGGCAATCCGCGTGCGGCCGCGGCAGCGCGTCAATTCGTACGGGCCGTCCTGGCCGACTGGGTGACCCGGTCGCTGCCCGGCGCGGACGCCATCGGTGACCGCCTCGCCGACGAGGCGGTCCTGCTGGTCAGCGAGCTGGTCACGAACGTCGTGGTGCACGCGGGCACCACCGTGGAACTGCTGTGCCGCCTGGAGACGGATCTGGACGCGGGGACGGAGGCAGGGGCGGAAGCGGGTACGGACCCGGACGCGGGCGCCGACGGGGATACGGGCGCCGCTGACGCAGCCACGGACACAGCCCCGAACCCGGCCCCTGACACAGCTCCGGACCCGAACACGGACCCAGCCCCAGACCCAGCCCCGAACCTCCCCCACACCGCAGTCGTCATCGAAGTCTCCGACCACCACCCCGCCCGCGCCGTACGGGCGCGCCAGTCGGCCTCCGCGAACGAGAGCCGGGGCCACGGCCTGCAACTGGTCGGCGCCGTCGCCGAGTCCTGGGGCATCACCTACCGGCGCGACCTGAAGACCGTGTGGTTCCGGCTCCTGGCCGGTCCGCGGCACCACGCCTACGGGCCGCCGGCTCGGTTCTCGCACCACGATCTGGAGCTGCAGCGCGGCCTGCGCGCCGCCGAACTGCTCGCCCCCGCACCCGTCCGCCGCTCCCCGGCGCGGCGGTCCGAAGCGGACTGGATCAACCACGGTGCCCTGTCCTTCCTCGCGGAGGCGTCCGACCTGCTGTCCGGGCAGCTCGACGAGGAGCAGGTGGCGCTGCTCGCCGCCCAGTTGGTCGTACCGCGCCTCGCCGACTGGTGCGCGGTCTGGCTGCACAGCGGCGGCCGGGAGGGCACGGGCGAGGCACCGCGGCTCGCCCGCGTCTGGCATTCCAGCGAGAGCCGGATCGACGCCCTGCGCATGGCTCTGGAGAAGGAGCCGCCGGTGATGCCGGTCCCCGGCCCGCAGCGGGAGGGCGCCGGGGCCGCGGTGCCGTGGCCCTGGCCGCAGGAGCCGAGCGGGTACGGGCCCGGGGGCGCCGCGCTGGCCTGCCGGCTGGTGGCGGGCGGCCGCGACCACGGCACGCTGCTGATCGGGCGGGCCGGGCTGATGCGCTTCCCCGACGAGGTCGTGGGCCTCATAGAGGACCTGACCCGCCGGGTCGCGCGGGCCCTGGCCACGGCCCGCGCGTACCGGAACCAGGAACGGATCAGCCAGGTGCTCCAGCGCCGTCTCCTCCCCAGGGGCCGGCCTGCCGTCCCCGGTCTGGAGTCCTACGTGGTGTACGAGCCGCGTGAGGGCGCCTGGGCTGGCGGTGACTTCTGGGATCTGTTCGACGCCGGGAACGGCCGCTGGTGCTTCGCCCTCGGCGACGTGTGCGGCAACGGCCCGGAAGCCGCGGCGGTCACCGGCCTCGCCCGCCCCGTGCTGCGGCTGCTGGCCCGCGACGGATTCGGCGTGGGCGAGGTGCTGGACCGGCTCAACAAGACCATGGCGCGCGAGGCCGCGGACTCGGTGGCCGCCGTCACGGCGGCGGTCGCCGCCGCGGGCACCGGGCTGGAGCCCTCCGTCGAACTGCGCGCCGAGGGCGAGCAGACCCGCTTCCTCTCCCTCCTGTACGGCGAGATCGAGCCGCACGCCGACGGCACGGCGGGCGCCCGGTGCACCCTGGCCAGCGCCGGTCACCCGCTGCCGCTGGTCCTCGGCACGGACGGCGCGGTACGGATCGCCGCCGCGCCGCAGATGCTGGTCGGAGTGGTGGAGGACACGTCGTACGAGTCCGAGTCCTTCGAGCTGGCGCCCGGCGAGACGCTGCTGTGCGTCACGGACGGGGTGACGGAGCGGCGCTCGGGCCACCGCCAGTTCGACGACGATGACGGCCTGGCCCACCACTTCGCCGCCTGCACCGGCCTGGGGGCCACCGCGGTCGCCGAACACATCCGGCGGGCGGTGCACGCGTTCGCGGACACGCCGCCGGACGACGACCTGGCGCTGCTGGTGCTCCAGGCGACCGGGCAGCGGTAG
- the hemW gene encoding radical SAM family heme chaperone HemW — MPSALPDGEPMPEDGSLPGHALTGAAARPLGFYLHVPYCATRCGYCDFNTYTATELRGSGGALASRENYAETVAEEIRLARKVLGDDPRPVETVFVGGGTPTLLPAADLGRMLAGIRDEFGLADGAEVTTEANPESVDPRYLAELREAGFNRVSFGMQSARQHVLKILDRTHTPGRPEACVAEARAAGFDHVNLDLIYGTPGESDDDWRATLDAALGAAPDHVSAYALIVEEGTQLARRIRRGEVPMTDDDVHADRYLITEEALSAAGFQWYEVSNWATTEAGRCRHNELYWTGADWWGAGPGAHSHVGGVRWWNVKHPGAYAQALGEGRSPGAGRELLSDEDRRVERILLELRLAAGCPLDLLAPAGAKAAARALSDGLLQPGPYEEGRAVLTLRGRLLADAVVRDLVD, encoded by the coding sequence ATGCCTTCCGCACTCCCCGACGGTGAGCCCATGCCCGAAGACGGGTCGCTGCCCGGTCACGCCCTGACGGGGGCGGCCGCCCGGCCGCTCGGGTTCTACCTGCACGTGCCGTACTGCGCGACGCGCTGCGGCTACTGCGACTTCAACACGTACACGGCCACCGAGCTGCGCGGCTCGGGCGGCGCGCTCGCCTCGCGGGAGAACTACGCGGAGACCGTCGCCGAGGAGATCCGGCTCGCCCGCAAGGTGCTCGGCGACGATCCCCGGCCGGTCGAGACGGTCTTCGTCGGCGGCGGCACACCGACCCTGCTCCCGGCCGCCGACCTGGGGCGGATGCTCGCCGGGATCCGTGACGAGTTCGGGCTGGCGGACGGCGCGGAGGTCACCACCGAGGCCAACCCGGAGTCCGTCGACCCGCGCTACCTCGCCGAACTGCGGGAGGCCGGCTTCAACCGGGTCTCCTTCGGCATGCAGAGCGCCCGGCAGCACGTCCTGAAGATCCTGGACCGTACGCACACCCCGGGCCGCCCCGAAGCCTGCGTCGCCGAGGCACGCGCGGCGGGCTTCGACCACGTCAACCTGGACCTGATCTACGGGACGCCCGGCGAGTCCGACGACGACTGGCGGGCCACGCTGGACGCGGCGCTCGGCGCGGCGCCCGACCACGTCTCCGCGTACGCGCTGATCGTCGAGGAGGGCACCCAGCTCGCCCGCCGCATCCGGCGCGGCGAGGTGCCGATGACCGACGACGACGTGCACGCGGACCGCTACCTGATCACGGAGGAGGCCCTCTCCGCGGCCGGCTTCCAGTGGTACGAGGTCTCCAACTGGGCCACGACGGAGGCGGGCCGCTGCCGCCACAACGAGCTGTACTGGACGGGCGCGGACTGGTGGGGCGCCGGCCCCGGCGCGCACAGCCACGTGGGCGGCGTGCGCTGGTGGAACGTGAAGCACCCCGGCGCGTACGCACAGGCACTCGGCGAGGGCCGGTCCCCGGGCGCGGGCCGCGAACTCCTCTCCGACGAGGACCGCCGCGTCGAACGCATCCTCCTCGAACTCCGCCTCGCGGCCGGCTGCCCCCTCGACCTCCTCGCCCCGGCGGGAGCGAAGGCCGCCGCCCGAGCCCTGTCCGACGGCCTCCTGCAACCTGGCCCGTACGAGGAGGGCCGCGCCGTCCTGACCCTGCGGGGGCGGCTGCTGGCGGACGCGGTGGTGCGGGATCTGGTGGACTGA
- a CDS encoding Uma2 family endonuclease: MTAVDDRPITHPLVAFFEDLEVPEGYKAELLRGEIVMMAGPDLVHNRIVLRVLRQIPDQKWDCLQTQDIDLLSETSEPQPDLVVLHRDAGPEAGRLLPSEVVTLLVEVVSRTSVERDYDIKRCVYAAGKVPAYLIIDPVMAQCVLFTEPTGTGKDADYAVRRITKFGDPVPIDLLGIELDTSEFQTLPDARPHSRP, from the coding sequence ATGACGGCTGTGGATGACCGACCGATCACTCACCCCCTCGTCGCGTTCTTCGAGGACCTTGAGGTCCCCGAGGGATACAAGGCGGAACTCCTGCGGGGGGAAATCGTGATGATGGCGGGCCCTGATCTGGTGCACAACCGGATCGTGCTGAGGGTGTTGCGGCAGATCCCGGACCAGAAGTGGGACTGTCTGCAAACTCAGGACATCGATCTGCTGAGCGAGACCAGTGAGCCACAGCCGGACCTCGTCGTGCTTCACCGTGACGCCGGGCCGGAAGCGGGGCGGCTGCTCCCCTCCGAAGTCGTCACCTTGCTCGTCGAGGTCGTCTCCAGGACCAGCGTCGAACGTGACTACGACATCAAGCGCTGCGTCTACGCGGCGGGCAAGGTCCCCGCCTACCTGATCATCGATCCCGTCATGGCCCAGTGCGTCCTGTTCACCGAGCCCACCGGCACCGGTAAGGACGCCGACTACGCCGTGCGGCGCATCACCAAGTTCGGCGACCCCGTGCCGATCGACCTCCTCGGCATCGAGCTGGACACCAGTGAGTTCCAGACCCTCCCCGACGCCAGGCCCCACTCCCGCCCGTAA
- a CDS encoding DUF3097 domain-containing protein, whose protein sequence is MRSREYGPDLTPPWKKQQPAPEVEAEPDLVVEEAVTGFCGAVVRCEKTAEGPTVTLEDRFGKHRVFPMVPRGFLLDGKPVTLVRPSSRAAARGPARTASGSLAVPGARARVARAGRIYVEGRHDAELVERVWGDDLRIEGVVVEYLEGVDDLPAIVRSFSPGPDARLGVLVDHLVPGSKESRIAASVTDENVLVVGHPYIDIWEAVKPAAVGIPAWPSVPRGQDWKTGVCRALRWPENTGAAWQHILSHVHSYKELEPALLGRVEELIDFVTAPG, encoded by the coding sequence ATGCGCAGCAGAGAGTACGGCCCGGACCTCACCCCGCCGTGGAAGAAGCAGCAGCCGGCCCCCGAGGTCGAGGCCGAGCCGGACCTCGTCGTGGAAGAAGCCGTCACCGGGTTCTGCGGCGCGGTCGTCCGCTGCGAGAAGACCGCCGAGGGCCCGACCGTCACCCTGGAGGACCGCTTCGGCAAACACCGGGTCTTCCCGATGGTCCCGCGCGGCTTCCTCCTGGACGGCAAGCCCGTCACCCTCGTACGCCCCTCTTCCCGCGCCGCCGCACGCGGACCGGCCCGTACGGCCTCCGGCTCCCTGGCCGTCCCCGGCGCCCGCGCACGGGTCGCCCGCGCCGGGCGCATCTACGTCGAAGGGCGCCACGACGCCGAGCTGGTGGAACGCGTCTGGGGCGACGACCTGCGCATCGAGGGCGTCGTCGTGGAATACCTCGAAGGCGTCGACGACCTCCCGGCCATCGTCCGCTCCTTCTCCCCCGGCCCGGACGCCCGCCTCGGCGTCCTGGTCGACCACCTCGTCCCCGGCTCGAAGGAGTCCCGCATCGCGGCCTCGGTCACGGACGAGAACGTCCTGGTCGTCGGCCACCCGTACATCGACATCTGGGAAGCGGTGAAACCCGCCGCGGTCGGCATCCCCGCCTGGCCGTCCGTCCCCCGCGGCCAGGACTGGAAAACCGGCGTCTGCCGCGCCCTGCGCTGGCCGGAGAACACCGGGGCGGCGTGGCAGCACATCCTCTCCCACGTCCACTCCTACAAGGAGCTGGAGCCGGCGCTGCTGGGGCGGGTGGAGGAACTGATCGACTTCGTCACTGCGCCGGGGTGA
- a CDS encoding MBL fold metallo-hydrolase translates to MRTTWEEAGWERLGAGVGRRRMPGWDETVGAVVGSSGVLIVDTGATIRDGAELRRQLRDITGQNVTYVALTHPHFDHVLGAAAFAGVQVFGAAGLDEFLPRALDDLRRDAVSHGVDPDAAAEAADLLVRPHHLVSGERTVDLGDRQVLLANVGPGHTAHDLVVLVPGTHGSPEVVFCGDLVEESGEPQAGPDAIPGRWPAALDRLLALGGEDAVYVPGHGAVVDARFVREQRDALSRRFGVSRH, encoded by the coding sequence ATGCGTACGACTTGGGAAGAGGCCGGGTGGGAACGGCTCGGCGCGGGCGTCGGGCGGCGCCGGATGCCCGGCTGGGACGAGACGGTGGGCGCCGTCGTCGGCTCGTCCGGTGTGCTGATCGTGGACACCGGCGCGACGATCCGGGACGGCGCCGAGCTGCGCCGTCAACTTCGCGACATCACAGGGCAGAACGTGACATATGTCGCGCTGACCCATCCCCACTTCGACCACGTCCTGGGCGCCGCGGCCTTCGCGGGCGTCCAGGTCTTCGGCGCGGCCGGGCTCGACGAGTTCCTGCCGCGCGCCCTGGACGACCTGCGGCGCGACGCGGTGTCGCACGGCGTGGACCCGGACGCCGCCGCGGAGGCCGCCGACCTGCTCGTGCGCCCGCACCACCTGGTCTCCGGCGAACGCACCGTCGACCTCGGCGACCGGCAGGTCCTGCTCGCCAACGTCGGCCCCGGCCACACCGCGCACGACCTGGTCGTCCTGGTACCCGGCACGCACGGCTCGCCCGAGGTCGTCTTCTGCGGCGACCTGGTCGAGGAGTCCGGCGAACCCCAGGCCGGACCGGACGCGATCCCCGGCCGGTGGCCCGCCGCCCTGGACCGGCTGCTGGCCCTCGGCGGCGAGGACGCGGTGTACGTACCCGGGCACGGAGCTGTCGTGGATGCCCGATTCGTCCGTGAGCAACGCGACGCGCTGAGCCGCCGCTTCGGCGTGTCGCGGCACTGA
- the hrcA gene encoding heat-inducible transcriptional repressor HrcA produces MLSERRLEVLRAIVQDYVGTEEPVGSKALTQRHQLGVSPATVRNDMAALEDEGFIAQPHTSAGRIPTDKGYRLFVDKLAGVKPLSSPERRAIQNFLDGAVDLDDVVGRTVRLLAQLTRQVAVVQYPSLTRSTVRHVELLSLAPARLMLVLITDTGRVEQRMVDCPAPFGETSLADLRARLNSRVVGRRFTDVPQLVQDLPESFEQEDRGTVSTVLSVLLETLVEETEERLMIGGTANLTRFGHDFPLTIRPVLEALEEQVVLLKLLGEAKDSGMTVRIGHENAHEGLTSTSVVAVGYGSGDEAVAKLGVVGPTRMDYPGTMGAVRAVARYVGQILAES; encoded by the coding sequence ATGCTCAGTGAACGCAGACTCGAAGTGCTGCGCGCCATCGTCCAGGACTATGTCGGGACCGAGGAGCCGGTCGGCTCCAAGGCGCTGACCCAGCGGCACCAGCTCGGTGTCTCTCCCGCCACGGTCCGCAACGACATGGCCGCGCTGGAGGACGAGGGCTTCATCGCCCAGCCGCACACGAGCGCGGGGCGCATCCCGACGGACAAGGGCTACCGCCTCTTCGTCGACAAGCTGGCCGGCGTCAAGCCGCTCTCCAGCCCCGAGCGGCGCGCCATCCAGAACTTCCTGGACGGCGCCGTCGACCTGGACGACGTCGTGGGCCGTACGGTACGGCTGCTGGCGCAGCTCACGCGGCAGGTCGCCGTCGTGCAGTACCCGTCGCTGACCCGGTCCACGGTGCGGCACGTGGAGCTGCTGTCGCTGGCGCCGGCCCGGCTGATGCTGGTGCTGATCACGGACACCGGCCGGGTCGAGCAGCGCATGGTGGACTGCCCGGCGCCGTTCGGCGAGACCTCCTTGGCGGACCTGCGGGCGCGGTTGAACAGCCGCGTGGTGGGGCGGCGGTTCACGGACGTGCCGCAGCTCGTGCAGGATCTCCCGGAGTCCTTCGAGCAGGAGGACCGGGGCACGGTCTCGACAGTGCTGTCGGTGTTGCTGGAGACTCTGGTGGAGGAGACCGAGGAGCGGCTGATGATCGGCGGCACCGCCAATCTCACGCGCTTCGGGCACGATTTCCCACTGACCATCCGGCCGGTGCTGGAGGCCCTGGAGGAGCAGGTGGTGCTCCTCAAACTGCTGGGGGAGGCCAAGGACTCCGGCATGACCGTACGCATCGGGCATGAGAATGCCCATGAGGGCCTGACGTCCACATCGGTCGTCGCGGTCGGCTACGGTTCGGGCGACGAGGCAGTCGCCAAACTCGGCGTGGTCGGACCGACCCGCATGGACTACCCCGGAACGATGGGAGCGGTACGCGCAGTGGCACGTTACGTCGGACAGATCCTCGCGGAGTCGTAA